The Stieleria maiorica genome includes the window GCGTTCATGAAATAGTCGACCAACGCGCCATAGTGACGATCCTGGATGCCGACGTCTTGACCGAACACCTGCATGTCGTTGTAAAACTGATTGGTCAGCGTGTCGAACTTTGCGTCACCGCTGCTGCTGTTGGCGAACGAATCGAACTTGTCCTGGGTCATCTGCTCGGCGCCCAGCATTTCCATCATCGTGATGTTCTTTTCCTCGGCCGCACGCAGACCGTTCTGAACATCGGCCAATCGGTTGGCGATGGTCGTCCGCTCCTCGGCCTGTCCGCTCCCCCAACTCCAGAGGATGAAGTTCAGGGCAAGAGAGAGGACCAGCAGAATCAAACAGGTGATTAAGCTGCCGCGAATGACTGAATCGTCGCGTGCCGCCATGGCAAAATTCCGAGCGAAAAGTGGAGAGGACGGGAGAAACCGAGTGGATGGACAAGCCGCTGGCCGACCGGCGCCGTCCGAACGCAGCGACCATCGGCAACAATTCCACCCACAGAATATTCACTTGTCTGCGTCATTCTAGCATTTCTGCGCCAGAAACACCGAGCTTCCCGGTCCGGCTGGACGGGTTTTAGCGCCCCGTGCGACCAATGGGTACGGCCATGACGAGTGTTTCCTACGGTAATCGGCGACAACCGGGTCGGCCAGCGAATTGGCGATTCGGGCTTTTTCTCTCCTTTCCTGCCTGACGGCGCCGCGTCATCTTCCCCCCCCGCAGGACATCCCTTCCGGGTTGTCCTCGTCGTAGCGACGCTCGCCAGCGGGCTGTCGATTGAATCGCAACCGATACATTCGTGAGCCGATGGCGCTAGCCACGGGCCTCGAAGGGCGCTAGCCACGGGCCTCCAAGCGACACTGGCACCGCTAGGCCCGCGGCTAGCGCCGTCGGCTCACAAAATCGACGCGCGCCAGAGCGTCGGAATTACCGGGGCCCACCTTCTGGCGAAGGTGGCCACGGCCGGCCCAGTCATCGCATCACCCGACGAATTGGGCCACAATGGCGGAACCTTTGACCGGGCGAGCGGTTAAGATAAGAAGTGCCGTCAATGGCCACCTCCTCGGGGCTGGTACACGACGGTGCCCCGGCCAGATGACCGGTCACGAGCCCAACCGCTCGTCCCAAGGGCCGCTGACTTGCATCGGCCCGCTGACTCGGGGACATTGACCAGGGGTCCTAGCCCCCCTCGAACGCTCCACGGGTAACACCAACCGGCAGCGATCGCCGTCAAACCATCGACGTTCCCCCGGCGGTCGGCCTTTCCCCTTTCGGAACAATCCCAGACTCTTTCACATGCAAACTCGATCCATGCCACGTCCTTCGTCTCGCCCCGCCACTTCCCATCGTCGCCGCCGCCATCGCCGCGCCGCTCGCCACGCGTTCACGCTGCTCGAACTGTTGCTGGTGCTCGCGATCCTGGTCGTGCTCGGTGGCATCGTCGCGGTCAACGTGGTCGGAACGGGCCAGGCGGCCAATGCCGACGCGACGGAGGCCCAATTGAAGATGCTGAAATCCAACATCGATATGTTTCAGATCCGCATGAACAGCCTGCCGCAATCCCTGGAAGAACTGCGCG containing:
- a CDS encoding type II secretion system protein GspG; amino-acid sequence: MPRPSSRPATSHRRRRHRRAARHAFTLLELLLVLAILVVLGGIVAVNVVGTGQAANADATEAQLKMLKSNIDMFQIRMNSLPQSLEELRDGPSDAAKKAKWVAPIITEIPKDAWGNEIDFSVNGNSYELRSAGIDGQKNTEDDIVVTP